Proteins from one Pseudomonas grandcourensis genomic window:
- a CDS encoding 6,7-dimethyl-8-ribityllumazine synthase, which produces MQPTAIDSKSKHHQGERVAFIQACWHKDIVDQSRKGFVAEMIAQGYQESDIDFFEVGGAFEMPLHAKLLAKTGRYSGIVAAALVVDGGIYRHEFVAQSVVSGLMQVQLETEVPVFSVSLTPHHFHAGEEHQKFFFEHFLHKGQEAAKTCADTLLKIRSLRRSEPRALAV; this is translated from the coding sequence ATGCAACCCACCGCAATCGACAGCAAAAGCAAACACCATCAGGGCGAGCGCGTAGCGTTCATCCAGGCCTGCTGGCACAAGGACATTGTCGACCAGAGCCGTAAAGGCTTCGTCGCCGAAATGATTGCCCAGGGTTATCAGGAGTCCGACATCGATTTCTTCGAAGTCGGCGGCGCCTTTGAAATGCCCCTGCACGCCAAGTTGCTGGCCAAGACCGGTCGTTATTCCGGCATCGTCGCGGCAGCCCTGGTGGTGGACGGCGGCATCTACCGTCACGAGTTCGTCGCCCAGTCGGTAGTCAGCGGCCTGATGCAGGTGCAACTGGAAACCGAAGTGCCAGTGTTCTCGGTGTCCCTGACCCCGCATCACTTCCATGCCGGCGAAGAGCACCAGAAGTTCTTCTTCGAGCATTTCCTGCATAAAGGCCAGGAAGCGGCGAAGACCTGTGCGGATACGTTGCTGAAGATCCGTAGCCTGCGTCGCAGCGAGCCGCGTGCGCTAGCCGTGTAA
- the astE gene encoding succinylglutamate desuccinylase produces MLALGKLLELTLAGREPAEKTQLTVEGVRMRWLSEGALEVRPPEARDNGLDLLLSAGIHGNETAPIELLDRLLHDIARGDLKPRARILFLFGNPEAIRKGERFVEQDVNRLFNGRHEQSSGCEALRACELERLAASFFSLPDRQRLHYDLHTAIRGSKIEQFALYPWKEDRQHSRHELARLRAAGMEAVLLQNKPSIVFSSYTYDKLGAEAFTLELGKARPFGQNDGVNVSLLEKRLKQIIEGTEPELTETALDGLQLYSVAREIIKHSDSFRLNLPADIENFSELEVGYLLAEDIANTRWIIEEEGARIIFPNPKVKNGLRAGILVVPTTDENLA; encoded by the coding sequence ATGCTCGCCCTCGGCAAACTGCTTGAACTGACCCTCGCCGGCCGCGAACCGGCGGAGAAGACTCAACTGACTGTCGAAGGCGTGCGCATGCGCTGGTTGAGCGAAGGTGCGTTGGAAGTCCGGCCACCTGAAGCCCGTGACAACGGCCTGGACCTGCTGCTGTCGGCAGGGATCCACGGCAACGAAACAGCGCCGATCGAGTTGCTCGATCGCCTGTTGCACGACATTGCCCGCGGCGACCTGAAGCCGCGCGCACGTATTCTGTTCCTGTTCGGCAACCCGGAAGCGATTCGCAAGGGCGAGCGTTTCGTCGAGCAGGACGTCAATCGGCTGTTCAATGGCCGTCACGAACAAAGCAGCGGTTGCGAAGCCCTGCGCGCCTGTGAGCTGGAGCGTTTGGCTGCCAGCTTCTTCAGCCTGCCGGATCGCCAGCGCCTGCACTACGACCTGCACACGGCGATTCGTGGCTCGAAAATCGAGCAGTTCGCCTTGTACCCGTGGAAAGAAGACCGCCAGCATTCGCGCCACGAACTGGCGCGCCTGCGTGCTGCCGGCATGGAAGCGGTGTTGTTGCAGAACAAGCCGTCCATCGTGTTCAGCTCCTATACCTACGATAAACTGGGTGCCGAGGCCTTCACCCTGGAGTTGGGCAAGGCGCGGCCGTTTGGTCAGAACGACGGGGTCAACGTCTCGCTGCTGGAGAAGCGCCTCAAGCAGATCATCGAAGGCACCGAGCCGGAACTGACTGAAACGGCACTGGACGGTTTGCAGCTGTACAGCGTGGCACGGGAAATCATCAAGCACAGCGACAGCTTCCGCCTGAACCTGCCGGCGGACATCGAGAACTTTTCCGAGCTGGAAGTGGGTTACCTGCTGGCGGAAGACATCGCCAATACCCGCTGGATCATCGAAGAAGAGGGCGCCCGGATCATCTTCCCGAACCCCAAGGTGAAGAATGGTTTGCGTGCCGGCATCCTGGTCGTGCCGACCACTGACGAAAACCTGGCCTGA
- a CDS encoding topoisomerase II yields the protein MSDTLQLILEDTDGTQLETSCTRVAVLWQGKELWIQQDGRGQLLIGVDVEEGDAEYANLLLRPLATNLVSLQLEMEPADLSDDEDHVHGPDCNHDH from the coding sequence ATGAGCGATACCCTGCAGCTGATCCTTGAAGACACCGACGGCACGCAACTGGAGACTTCCTGCACCCGCGTCGCGGTCCTGTGGCAAGGTAAAGAGCTGTGGATCCAGCAGGACGGCCGTGGCCAGTTGCTGATCGGTGTGGACGTCGAAGAAGGCGACGCCGAGTACGCCAACCTGCTATTGCGCCCATTGGCGACTAATCTGGTAAGTCTGCAACTGGAGATGGAACCGGCTGACCTCAGCGACGACGAGGATCACGTTCACGGCCCGGATTGCAACCACGACCACTAA
- the astB gene encoding N-succinylarginine dihydrolase, giving the protein MKSYEVNFDGLVGPTHNYGGLSYGNVASQSNSQQSSNPKEAALQGLAKMKALMEMGFQQGVLAPQERPDVAALRRLGFGGTDAEVIERAAKDAMPLLVASCSASSMWVANAATVSPSADTADGRVHFTAANLNCKYHRSIEHPTTSRVLGAMFADQKHFAHHAALPAVAQFGDEGAANHTRFCREYGEAGVEFFVFGRSAFDTRYPAPQKYPARQTLEASQAVARLHGLSDDGVVYAQQNPSVIDQGVFHNDVIAVGNGEVLFYHEDAFLDTEQMLAELQSKLAKVGGKFQSVCVPRSAVSVEDAVRSYLFNSQLLSRPDGSMLLIVPEECRGNERVWQYLQGLTSSGGLIREVKVFDLKQSMQNGGGPACLRLRVALNETELAAVNPGVIMTAPLYGTLTEWVEKHYRDRMTENDLADPQLLLECRTALDELTQILKLGAVYPFQIN; this is encoded by the coding sequence ATGAAATCCTATGAAGTCAATTTTGACGGTCTAGTGGGGCCGACCCATAACTACGGCGGCCTGTCCTACGGCAACGTCGCGTCCCAGAGCAACAGCCAGCAGTCTTCCAACCCCAAGGAAGCGGCGCTGCAAGGCCTGGCAAAGATGAAAGCGCTGATGGAAATGGGTTTCCAGCAAGGCGTGCTGGCACCGCAAGAGCGCCCGGATGTGGCCGCACTGCGTCGCCTGGGCTTTGGCGGCACCGATGCTGAAGTGATCGAGCGCGCCGCCAAAGACGCAATGCCGCTGCTGGTGGCCAGTTGCTCGGCCTCGAGCATGTGGGTGGCCAACGCCGCCACCGTCAGCCCGAGCGCCGACACCGCTGATGGCCGTGTGCATTTCACCGCCGCCAACCTCAACTGCAAATATCACCGCAGCATCGAACACCCGACCACCAGCCGCGTGCTGGGGGCGATGTTCGCTGACCAGAAACACTTCGCCCACCACGCCGCCTTGCCGGCCGTGGCGCAATTCGGTGACGAAGGCGCGGCCAACCACACGCGTTTCTGCCGTGAATACGGCGAAGCCGGTGTCGAGTTCTTCGTGTTCGGCCGCAGCGCGTTCGATACCCGCTACCCGGCACCGCAGAAGTACCCGGCGCGCCAGACCCTCGAAGCGTCCCAGGCCGTTGCCCGTTTGCACGGCTTGAGCGATGACGGCGTGGTCTACGCCCAGCAGAACCCGTCGGTGATCGATCAGGGCGTGTTCCACAACGATGTGATCGCGGTGGGTAATGGCGAAGTGCTGTTCTATCACGAGGACGCGTTCCTCGACACCGAACAGATGCTCGCTGAACTGCAGAGCAAACTCGCCAAAGTCGGTGGGAAATTTCAGTCCGTATGCGTACCGCGTTCCGCAGTAAGCGTGGAAGACGCGGTACGTTCCTACCTGTTCAATAGCCAGCTGCTGTCGCGCCCTGACGGCTCCATGCTGTTGATCGTGCCGGAAGAATGCCGTGGCAACGAGCGTGTCTGGCAGTACTTGCAGGGTTTGACCAGCTCCGGCGGCCTGATCCGCGAAGTGAAAGTCTTCGATCTCAAGCAGAGCATGCAGAACGGTGGTGGCCCGGCTTGCCTGCGGTTGCGCGTCGCACTCAACGAAACCGAACTGGCGGCCGTCAATCCAGGGGTTATCATGACGGCACCGTTGTACGGCACACTGACCGAATGGGTCGAAAAGCACTACCGCGACCGCATGACCGAAAACGATCTGGCGGACCCGCAATTGCTGCTTGAGTGCCGGACGGCACTGGATGAACTGACGCAAATCCTTAAACTGGGCGCGGTTTATCCATTCCAGATCAATTGA
- the astD gene encoding succinylglutamate-semialdehyde dehydrogenase gives MMKSLYIAGEWLTGQGEAFESLNPVTQQVLWSGVGATAAQVESAVQAARQAFPGWARRTLEERISVLEAFAAALKNHADELARTIGEETGKPLWEAATEVTSMVNKIAISVQSYRERTGEKSGPLGDATAVLRHKPHGVVAVFGPYNFPGHLPNGHIVPALLAGNSVLFKPSELTPKVAELTVKCWIEAGLPAGVLNLLQGARETGIALAANPGIDGLFFTGSSRTGNHLHQQFAGRPDKILALEMGGNNPLVVDQVADLDAAVYTIIQSAFISAGQRCTCARRLLVPQGAWGDSLLARLVAVSATIEVGAFDQQPAPFMGSVVSLGAAKALMDAQEHLLANGAVALLEMTQPQAQSALLTPGILDVSAVADRPDEELFGPLLQVIRYADFEAAIAEANDTAYGLAAGLLSDSEARYQQFWLESRAGIVNWNKQLTGAASSAPFGGVGASGNHRASAYYAADYCAYPVASLETPTLVMPSALTPGVKMA, from the coding sequence ATAATGAAGTCGCTTTACATCGCAGGTGAATGGCTGACAGGTCAGGGCGAAGCCTTCGAGTCGCTGAACCCGGTGACCCAGCAGGTGCTGTGGTCCGGCGTTGGCGCCACCGCCGCTCAGGTCGAGTCGGCTGTGCAGGCTGCGCGTCAGGCGTTCCCGGGCTGGGCACGGCGTACCCTGGAAGAGCGTATTTCGGTGCTGGAAGCCTTCGCCGCTGCTCTGAAGAATCACGCTGACGAACTGGCCCGCACCATCGGCGAAGAAACCGGCAAACCCCTGTGGGAAGCCGCGACCGAAGTCACCAGCATGGTCAACAAAATTGCCATCTCGGTGCAGAGCTACCGCGAGCGTACCGGCGAGAAGAGCGGCCCGCTGGGCGACGCCACCGCTGTGCTGCGCCACAAGCCACACGGTGTGGTGGCGGTGTTTGGTCCTTACAACTTCCCGGGCCACCTGCCGAACGGCCATATCGTGCCGGCACTGCTGGCCGGCAACAGTGTGCTGTTCAAACCCAGCGAACTGACGCCGAAAGTCGCCGAGCTGACGGTCAAGTGCTGGATCGAGGCTGGCCTGCCGGCCGGCGTATTGAACCTGCTGCAAGGCGCTCGCGAAACCGGCATCGCCCTGGCGGCGAACCCGGGCATCGACGGGCTGTTCTTCACCGGTTCCAGCCGCACCGGCAATCACCTGCACCAGCAATTCGCCGGTCGTCCGGACAAGATCCTCGCGCTGGAGATGGGCGGTAACAACCCGCTGGTGGTCGATCAGGTCGCTGATCTCGATGCCGCCGTTTACACCATCATTCAGTCGGCGTTCATCTCCGCCGGCCAGCGTTGCACCTGTGCCCGCCGTTTGCTGGTGCCACAAGGTGCCTGGGGCGACTCGTTGCTGGCGCGCCTGGTAGCGGTCAGTGCGACTATCGAAGTCGGTGCTTTCGATCAACAACCGGCGCCATTCATGGGCTCGGTGGTTTCCCTTGGCGCTGCGAAAGCGTTGATGGACGCGCAAGAACATCTGCTGGCCAACGGTGCCGTGGCGCTGCTGGAAATGACTCAGCCTCAGGCTCAATCAGCCTTGCTGACCCCTGGCATCCTGGACGTGAGCGCCGTTGCCGATCGTCCTGACGAAGAGCTGTTCGGCCCGTTGCTGCAGGTGATCCGCTACGCTGATTTTGAAGCAGCGATCGCTGAAGCCAACGACACCGCCTACGGTCTGGCCGCGGGCCTGCTGTCGGATTCCGAAGCGCGCTACCAGCAATTCTGGCTGGAAAGCCGTGCCGGTATCGTCAACTGGAACAAGCAGTTGACCGGCGCCGCGAGCAGCGCGCCGTTCGGCGGCGTCGGCGCCTCGGGTAACCACCGCGCCAGCGCCTACTACGCGGCGGATTACTGCGCGTACCCGGTGGCCTCGCTGGAAACGCCGACCCTGGTGATGCCGTCGGCCCTTACGCCTGGCGTGAAAATGGCGTAA
- the astA gene encoding arginine N-succinyltransferase produces MIVRPVRSSDLPALIDLARSTGTGLTTLPANEERLAHRVGWAEKTFRGEAGRGDADYLFVLEDDDARVVGISAIAGAVGLREPWYNFRVGLTVSASQELNIYREIPTLFLANDLTGNSELCSLFLHADYRTGLNGRMLSKARMLFIAEFPQLFGNKIIAEMRGVSDEAGRSPFWESLGRHFFKMEFSQADYLTGVGNKAFIAELMPKFPLYTCFLSPDARNVIGQVHPDTEPALAMLKSEGFSYQGYVDIFDAGPAIECETAKIRAVRDSQALVLAIGTPGDDATPFIIHNRKREDCRITAAPARLAAGTLVVDPQTAKRLQLNAGDQVRAVALSAARESK; encoded by the coding sequence ATGATCGTTCGTCCCGTACGCAGCAGCGATTTACCCGCTCTGATCGACCTGGCCCGCAGCACCGGCACAGGCCTGACCACCTTGCCGGCCAACGAAGAGCGGCTGGCCCATCGGGTCGGCTGGGCCGAGAAGACCTTCCGCGGCGAAGCCGGGCGGGGCGACGCGGACTACCTGTTCGTGCTCGAAGATGACGACGCTCGCGTGGTGGGCATTTCCGCCATTGCCGGTGCCGTCGGCCTGCGTGAGCCCTGGTACAACTTCCGGGTCGGTCTGACGGTCAGCGCTTCGCAAGAGCTGAACATCTATCGTGAAATCCCGACGCTGTTCCTGGCCAACGACCTGACCGGCAACTCCGAGCTGTGCTCGCTGTTCCTGCACGCCGATTACCGTACCGGCCTCAACGGCCGCATGTTGTCCAAGGCGCGGATGCTGTTTATCGCCGAATTCCCGCAACTGTTCGGCAACAAGATCATTGCCGAGATGCGCGGTGTGTCCGACGAAGCCGGGCGTTCGCCGTTCTGGGAAAGCCTGGGTCGGCACTTCTTCAAGATGGAATTCAGCCAGGCTGACTACCTGACCGGCGTGGGCAACAAGGCGTTCATCGCCGAACTGATGCCGAAATTCCCGCTGTACACCTGCTTCCTGTCGCCGGATGCGCGCAACGTGATCGGTCAGGTTCACCCGGACACCGAGCCGGCGCTGGCCATGCTCAAGAGCGAAGGTTTCAGCTACCAGGGCTACGTCGACATTTTCGACGCGGGTCCTGCGATCGAGTGCGAAACCGCCAAGATCCGCGCCGTGCGCGACAGCCAGGCGCTGGTGCTGGCCATCGGCACGCCGGGCGACGACGCCACGCCATTCATCATTCACAACCGCAAGCGCGAAGACTGCCGCATCACTGCTGCGCCGGCACGTCTGGCCGCCGGCACCCTGGTGGTCGATCCGCAGACCGCTAAACGTCTTCAACTCAACGCTGGCGATCAAGTGCGCGCCGTGGCGTTGTCCGCAGCTCGGGAGTCGAAATAA
- the aruF gene encoding arginine/ornithine succinyltransferase subunit alpha: protein MLVMRPAQMADLGEVQRLAADSPIGVTSLPDDVERLSDKIAASEASFAAEVSFNGEESYFFVLEDSATGKLVGCSAIVASAGYSEPFYSFRNETFVHASRELKIHNKIHVLSQCHDLTGNSLLTSFYVQRELVGSPWSELNSRGRLLFVASHPERFADSVVTEIVGYSDENGDSPFWDAIGRNFFDLNYAEAERLCGLKSRTFLAELMPHYPIYVPLLPDSAQEAMGQVHPRAQITFDILMREGFETDHYIDIFDGGPTLHARVSGIRSIAQSRVVPVKIGEPVKGVGRQYLVANAQLQDYRAVMLELDYAPGKPVTLDLEAAEALGVGEGASVRLVAV from the coding sequence ATGCTGGTGATGCGCCCCGCGCAAATGGCTGATCTGGGCGAGGTACAGCGTCTGGCTGCGGACAGTCCGATTGGTGTCACTTCCTTGCCGGATGACGTTGAACGCCTGAGCGACAAGATCGCCGCAAGCGAAGCCTCGTTCGCCGCTGAAGTGAGTTTCAACGGTGAGGAAAGCTATTTCTTCGTCCTTGAAGACTCTGCCACCGGCAAGCTGGTCGGTTGCTCGGCCATCGTGGCATCGGCCGGTTACTCCGAGCCGTTCTACAGCTTTCGCAACGAAACCTTCGTGCACGCTTCCCGCGAGCTGAAGATTCACAACAAGATCCACGTGCTCTCGCAGTGCCATGACCTGACCGGCAACAGCTTGCTGACCAGCTTCTATGTGCAGCGCGAGCTGGTGGGATCGCCGTGGTCGGAGCTCAACTCCCGTGGCCGCTTGCTGTTCGTGGCCAGCCATCCGGAGCGTTTTGCCGATTCGGTGGTGACCGAGATCGTCGGTTACAGCGATGAAAACGGCGACTCGCCATTCTGGGATGCCATCGGTCGCAACTTCTTCGACCTCAACTACGCCGAAGCCGAGCGTCTGTGCGGGCTGAAAAGCCGTACGTTCCTCGCCGAACTGATGCCGCACTATCCGATCTACGTCCCACTGCTGCCGGACTCCGCTCAAGAAGCCATGGGCCAGGTGCACCCGCGGGCGCAGATCACCTTCGACATCCTGATGCGCGAAGGCTTCGAGACCGATCACTACATCGACATCTTCGACGGTGGCCCGACCCTGCATGCCCGTGTCTCGGGGATTCGTTCGATCGCCCAGAGCCGTGTGGTACCGGTGAAGATCGGCGAACCGGTCAAAGGCGTCGGTCGCCAGTATCTGGTGGCCAATGCCCAGTTGCAGGACTACCGCGCGGTGATGCTCGAGCTCGATTACGCGCCGGGCAAACCGGTGACCCTGGACTTGGAAGCGGCCGAAGCCCTGGGTGTCGGCGAGGGTGCCAGCGTGCGCCTGGTCGCGGTTTAA
- a CDS encoding aspartate aminotransferase family protein — protein MSVEHAAVQRADFDQVMVPNYAPAAFIPVRGAGSRVWDQSGRELIDFAGGIAVNVLGHAHPALVGALTEQANKLWHVSNVFTNEPALRLAHKLVDATFAERAFFCNSGAEANEAAFKLARRVAFDRYGSEKYEIIAALNSFHGRTLFTVNVGGQSKYSDGFGPKITGITHVPYNDLAALKAAVSDKTCAVVLEPIQGEGGVLPAELAYLQGARELCNEHNALLVFDEVQTGMGRTGHLFAYQHYGVTPDILTSAKSLGGGFPIAAMLTTEDLAKHLVVGTHGTTYGGNPLACAVAEAVIDVINTPEVLAGVNAKHDKFKARLEQIGEKYGLFTQVRGLGLLIGCVLSDAWKGKAKDIFNAAEQEGLMILQAGPDVVRFAPSLVVEDADIDAGLDRFERAAAKLTQA, from the coding sequence ATGTCCGTTGAGCACGCTGCGGTACAACGCGCCGATTTCGATCAGGTAATGGTTCCCAACTATGCGCCTGCCGCATTCATTCCTGTGCGTGGCGCCGGTTCCCGCGTTTGGGACCAGTCCGGCCGCGAGCTGATCGACTTCGCCGGCGGGATTGCCGTCAACGTATTGGGTCACGCGCATCCGGCGCTGGTCGGTGCCTTGACCGAGCAGGCGAACAAGCTGTGGCACGTGTCCAACGTGTTCACCAATGAGCCGGCCCTGCGCCTGGCGCACAAGCTGGTCGACGCCACCTTTGCCGAGCGCGCCTTCTTCTGTAACTCCGGCGCCGAAGCCAACGAGGCCGCCTTCAAGCTGGCCCGTCGTGTCGCGTTTGACCGTTATGGCAGCGAGAAGTACGAAATCATCGCCGCGCTCAACAGCTTCCACGGCCGTACCCTGTTCACCGTGAACGTCGGTGGCCAGTCGAAGTATTCCGACGGCTTCGGTCCGAAGATCACCGGTATCACCCACGTGCCGTACAACGATCTGGCTGCGTTGAAAGCCGCCGTTTCCGACAAGACCTGCGCCGTGGTCCTGGAGCCGATTCAAGGTGAGGGCGGCGTACTGCCGGCCGAACTGGCTTACCTGCAAGGCGCCCGCGAACTGTGCAACGAGCACAACGCGCTGCTGGTGTTCGACGAAGTGCAAACCGGCATGGGCCGTACTGGCCACCTGTTCGCCTACCAGCATTACGGTGTGACCCCGGACATCCTGACCAGCGCCAAGAGCCTGGGCGGCGGTTTCCCGATCGCCGCCATGCTGACCACTGAAGACCTGGCCAAGCACCTGGTCGTCGGCACCCACGGCACCACTTACGGCGGCAACCCGCTGGCGTGCGCTGTCGCCGAAGCCGTGATCGACGTGATCAACACCCCTGAAGTGCTGGCCGGCGTTAACGCCAAGCACGACAAGTTCAAGGCACGCCTTGAGCAGATCGGCGAGAAGTACGGCCTGTTCACCCAGGTCCGTGGCCTGGGTCTGTTGATCGGCTGCGTGCTGAGCGATGCCTGGAAAGGCAAGGCCAAGGACATCTTCAACGCCGCTGAACAAGAAGGCCTGATGATTCTGCAAGCCGGCCCGGACGTGGTGCGTTTCGCCCCGAGCCTGGTGGTGGAAGACGCCGATATCGATGCCGGTCTGGACCGCTTCGAACGTGCCGCAGCAAAACTGACGCAAGCCTGA